In one window of Candidatus Ancaeobacter aquaticus DNA:
- a CDS encoding MerR family transcriptional regulator: MKTYYKVSDVLKQIGIARSTLYNWEKAGLIPQPKRNRAGYRVYTEGDIKKIAKYAFKIEYPQEQLKLFKNTH, encoded by the coding sequence ATGAAGACATATTATAAAGTTAGTGATGTATTAAAACAAATCGGTATAGCACGAAGCACCCTTTATAATTGGGAAAAAGCGGGTCTTATCCCGCAACCGAAACGGAATCGTGCCGGTTATCGTGTGTATACAGAAGGTGATATTAAAAAGATTGCTAAGTATGCTTTTAAGATTGAGTATCCGCAGGAACAGTTAAAATTATTTAAGAATACACATTGA
- a CDS encoding secretin N-terminal domain-containing protein produces MQKNKLKYYYAGLCIVTVFLLSIAFTKFAFTADEVSPAAQDVALEAVSQVIEGNVNDTDIKKDDAVVSPENIPAPDAEKTISFDFPDTDIRVALETIGIKVGVNIVAGPEVKGKISMKLEDVSWRKALDILLKTYGYGHVQDDGIIRVMSIENLKKEEMMTALYTLQYGDPVEIAKGVQALLSDEGKVEPNVSSRSIIIKDYPRYLNSIEKTIKKLDQLAKKDAPEKKSVLKEEVKGVENEIKLDFKEKPIRDVMSDISAISGINISVGEEVDVKVTLTTNGKFVPWRKAFNTIINTAELEYQPSDKMISEFEPGDFITIRKKQKINEIILDYKDEPIRDVMSDISGISGVYISVGEEVDVKVTLTTDGKFVPWRKAFETIMRTANLTYQPSDKLISDIEPGDFITIRTKQKIIEISDYNKIIANSVPLIYEVFELKYVDAEDVKKLLDPKSEESSLPRLLSARGCVTILSLAGQTGWSFRGDPKDQGGGGGGAAGRPEMSIGERAEKKPSKSRTLLVGEVPSNMENVRQIINTIDVMPYQIMIEAKIVEVDRDVLRDIGFEWGSGFNGIEAGLLGAGNGGHVVTQKLTEGGASVLENLKMGFQNLSYDTNMTPSSFNPNSTGLNPDTSGFKFKMEKLLNTQVEVILHMLEENSGANILSAPKIMTYSNQEASIVVGTEIPLLSTEITPSAVGQPTVSAQFNGYLPVGIRLSVVPQVSNKKYINMILHPTVTSRLYDMTIIEPNTRIPLITYPVLETREADTQILLGNGETVVIGGLLKDEKKETRIGVPFLSDLPFIGELFRRTVTSTKKIDLLIFVKATIVLKGRGADESVRSYVLSKKEGEKLLSEGTNDSIYTGEE; encoded by the coding sequence ATGCAAAAAAATAAACTGAAGTACTATTATGCCGGTCTTTGTATTGTGACTGTGTTCCTGCTCAGTATAGCATTTACCAAGTTCGCTTTTACTGCTGATGAAGTATCTCCAGCTGCCCAAGATGTGGCTTTAGAGGCTGTCTCTCAGGTTATAGAAGGGAATGTAAACGACACCGATATCAAGAAGGACGATGCAGTTGTCTCCCCAGAAAATATTCCGGCACCTGACGCTGAAAAAACGATCAGTTTCGATTTTCCCGATACCGATATCCGGGTTGCGTTAGAGACTATTGGAATAAAGGTAGGGGTAAATATTGTTGCAGGCCCAGAAGTAAAAGGAAAGATTTCGATGAAATTGGAGGACGTTTCGTGGCGAAAAGCGCTTGATATACTTCTGAAAACATATGGTTACGGGCATGTTCAAGATGATGGGATTATACGGGTGATGTCCATAGAAAACCTGAAAAAAGAAGAAATGATGACGGCACTATACACCCTGCAGTATGGAGATCCTGTAGAAATTGCAAAAGGAGTACAGGCGCTTTTATCCGATGAAGGAAAAGTCGAGCCAAACGTTTCTTCCCGGTCAATAATAATAAAAGATTATCCCCGGTATCTCAATAGTATTGAGAAAACGATCAAGAAACTTGATCAGCTCGCGAAGAAGGATGCCCCGGAAAAAAAGAGTGTTTTGAAAGAAGAGGTTAAAGGGGTAGAAAACGAAATTAAACTTGACTTCAAAGAAAAGCCCATAAGGGATGTTATGTCTGACATATCAGCAATTAGTGGTATTAATATCTCTGTAGGGGAAGAAGTTGATGTAAAAGTGACGCTTACAACTAACGGGAAGTTTGTTCCATGGAGGAAAGCATTTAATACAATTATCAATACAGCTGAACTTGAATATCAGCCCTCTGACAAAATGATTAGTGAGTTTGAACCAGGGGATTTTATAACAATCAGGAAAAAGCAAAAAATTAACGAAATTATCCTTGACTACAAAGACGAACCCATCAGGGATGTTATGTCTGACATATCAGGAATTAGTGGTGTTTATATCTCTGTAGGGGAAGAAGTTGATGTAAAAGTGACGCTTACAACTGACGGGAAGTTTGTTCCATGGAGGAAAGCATTTGAGACAATTATGCGGACGGCTAACTTAACATATCAGCCCTCTGATAAACTGATTAGTGATATTGAACCAGGGGATTTTATAACGATCAGGACAAAGCAAAAGATTATAGAGATTAGTGATTACAATAAAATTATAGCCAACAGTGTCCCACTCATTTATGAAGTGTTTGAGCTTAAATATGTCGATGCGGAAGATGTTAAGAAATTGCTTGATCCAAAAAGTGAGGAATCTAGTCTTCCCAGACTGCTTTCTGCACGTGGGTGCGTCACAATCCTTAGTTTGGCGGGACAAACCGGATGGTCTTTCAGGGGAGATCCAAAAGACCAGGGGGGGGGAGGTGGAGGAGCAGCAGGCAGGCCCGAAATGAGCATCGGAGAACGCGCGGAAAAAAAACCGAGTAAATCGAGAACGCTCCTCGTTGGAGAAGTTCCCTCGAATATGGAGAATGTCCGGCAGATTATTAATACGATTGACGTGATGCCCTATCAGATCATGATCGAAGCGAAGATCGTTGAGGTAGACCGGGATGTTCTGCGCGATATCGGTTTTGAATGGGGATCCGGATTTAATGGTATTGAAGCGGGGCTCTTGGGTGCCGGTAACGGTGGGCACGTGGTGACCCAAAAGCTCACCGAGGGAGGAGCCTCAGTTCTTGAAAATCTAAAAATGGGGTTTCAAAATCTCTCATATGACACAAATATGACTCCCTCGTCGTTTAACCCAAATTCGACGGGTTTAAATCCGGATACCAGCGGATTTAAATTCAAGATGGAGAAATTGCTTAATACACAGGTAGAGGTTATATTGCATATGCTGGAAGAAAACAGTGGCGCGAATATTCTTTCGGCGCCTAAGATTATGACGTATAGTAATCAGGAGGCGTCAATAGTTGTTGGAACGGAGATACCTCTTCTTTCGACAGAGATTACCCCAAGCGCTGTCGGGCAACCGACTGTTTCCGCCCAATTTAATGGTTATTTGCCAGTAGGAATTCGTTTGAGCGTAGTGCCTCAAGTGAGCAATAAAAAATATATAAATATGATCCTCCATCCTACGGTGACATCAAGACTTTATGACATGACAATAATTGAACCAAATACGCGTATACCGCTAATAACTTATCCGGTACTCGAAACGCGAGAGGCTGATACACAGATTTTACTCGGAAACGGGGAAACGGTTGTTATTGGTGGCCTTCTCAAAGATGAAAAGAAAGAAACGCGTATAGGTGTTCCGTTTTTATCTGATCTACCTTTTATCGGGGAGCTTTTTAGGAGGACGGTAACGAGCACAAAGAAAATCGATCTGTTGATATTTGTTAAGGCGACTATTGTTCTTAAGGGCAGAGGAGCAGATGAAAGTGTGAGATCATATGTTCTCAGCAAAAAAGAAGGAGAAAAACTTTTGTCAGAGGGCACGAATGACAGTATCTATACTGGTGAAGAATAG